Genomic window (Rossellomorea aquimaris):
TTGGTTTTCGTTTCTTCATAGGATTTTGAAACCGTTTCATTGTGCGTCGCTTCTTCAAACGTTTCTTGTTTCTTATTGAACGTTACCGTTATAAATAAAAGATTAAGTGTCATACGTATCACCCCTTTCAAAGTGCCTCGTGAGTTGCAAGGCATACTAAAAAGCCACAAAGAGACCGATCCTTGTGGCACAAAAAAGCCACAGGAACCTACATTCTCCCTGTGGCTATCATTTAATGGATTTAAAATTAAGCGTAAAACATCCCACAAGTGGTCGAATGATGAAAACAATATGAAGTTGTGTCTTTTTTTACATTAAGCACGAACATTTTCTTCGACCTCCCTCTTGTGATTTTTTTCTTACATTGGTTAGTATATCCAATTTTCACAGTAAAGTAAACCACTTTCCTCATTATTTTTTCTACAAATTTCCACATGGTTCTAGAATGTTCTTTTTTCATGTTTATGATTTTAAAACATCTGGTCTGCCGGTGCTCTGTCAATGAGTATTGTGCTTGATGATGAGGGGAACTGCTTCGCTTGCAGCTAGCGTTCGGCCGAGCCTCCGCAGGAGTCTACGCAGTTCTCCTCACCATCTATAAAAGATTTTCGTGACAGAGCTTAAAGATCAGAATAACAAATGTAGAATGTATAGGATATCAATTCCAATGATTCAATGTGGCAATAAGAAGAGTAAACATTGATTAATGACCGGTTTATGAGTTACCAATAGATGTTTTGTGCTTTCTTTGCAGATAGTTTTTTTTAGATATAAATTTTCTTCTATAGGAACTATTTTTGATTACAAAAAATAAATAGCACAGTGATCGACTTCCTCCCCGCGGAAAGCAAGTGACTGGAGCGGAAAGTAACGCTCCGGGTTTTCGCACTTCACTCAAATAAAAAATGAATTTACTTTTTGGGAATCTATTCAAAACTCACCGCCAGCCCCCTTTGAAAACGACATGAAAAAACGAGTCCTCAATGAGAACCCGCTTTACATGATCTATTCATCTATAGATTGCATATCTTTTTTGTATTTAATCGCTTTTGTAAAAAATATAAGTGACAATCCGAGTAACAAAACGGTCCCTGTCATGAGGCTGATCGT
Coding sequences:
- a CDS encoding YrzI family small protein — translated: MTLNLLFITVTFNKKQETFEEATHNETVSKSYEETKTKNQYMSQMF